A genomic window from Agrobacterium tumefaciens includes:
- a CDS encoding carbohydrate ABC transporter permease → MSTVANSGLSSFFSGKPLRFIAASILLVNGLFPAIWILFTSLKTEAELTAKPITWFPHAPTLANYMQAFSDQPLHLFLFNSFMVALLSTALTILISVLAAYALARLNLKYRALILSLIIAVSTFPLVTLLVPLFEIMRALNLLNSWTALILPYTVLSLPVCTLMLVSFFESIPRDLENAAMIDGCTRIGALFKVVVPLCAPGVFTAGILAFVNAWDEFLLALSFNSNPALRTLPVGIQLYQGEFAFPWPVISAALVVGIVPVAILIVIFQERVVSGLTAGGLKG, encoded by the coding sequence ATGAGCACCGTTGCAAATTCCGGCCTGTCCTCCTTCTTTTCCGGCAAGCCGCTGCGCTTCATCGCGGCCTCCATCCTTCTGGTCAACGGGCTGTTTCCGGCAATCTGGATCCTCTTCACCTCGCTGAAGACGGAAGCGGAACTGACGGCGAAACCAATCACCTGGTTTCCGCACGCGCCGACGCTGGCCAACTACATGCAGGCCTTTTCCGACCAGCCGCTGCATCTCTTCCTGTTCAACAGCTTCATGGTGGCGCTGCTTTCGACCGCGCTCACCATTCTGATTTCGGTGCTGGCGGCTTACGCGCTGGCGCGGCTTAACCTCAAATACCGGGCGCTGATCCTCTCGCTGATCATCGCCGTTTCCACCTTTCCGCTGGTGACGCTGCTGGTGCCGCTGTTCGAGATCATGCGGGCGCTCAACCTGCTCAACAGCTGGACGGCGTTGATCCTGCCCTACACCGTGCTGTCGCTGCCGGTCTGCACCCTGATGCTGGTCTCCTTCTTCGAAAGCATCCCGCGCGATCTCGAAAACGCCGCCATGATCGATGGCTGCACCCGCATCGGGGCGCTGTTCAAGGTGGTGGTGCCGCTCTGCGCACCGGGCGTTTTCACCGCCGGCATTCTCGCCTTCGTTAATGCCTGGGATGAATTCCTGCTGGCGCTTTCCTTCAATTCCAACCCGGCGCTCCGCACCCTGCCCGTCGGCATCCAGCTTTACCAGGGTGAATTCGCCTTCCCCTGGCCGGTCATTTCGGCTGCGCTGGTAGTCGGCATCGTGCCGGTCGCGATCCTGATCGTCATCTTTCAGGAACGGGTTGTCTCCGGCCTCACCGCCGGCGGTCTCAAGGGCTAA
- a CDS encoding recombinase family protein, whose translation MTTILYARVSTLEQDLSHQETHAREAGFEIDEVIADHGVSGVSTKLSERPEGRRLFDKLRKGDVLVVRWVDRLGRNYEDVTETIRHFMKMGVIVRTVINKMTFDGSTDEPIEKAVRDALIGFMAATAQAQAEATKAAQRAGIEAKKGDRELYRGKKPSFDRKGFSDVMDMLANDAGASAISKVTGLTRQTILRIKADPAAAETALQRWGM comes from the coding sequence ATGACCACCATCCTTTACGCCCGCGTATCAACCCTCGAACAAGACCTTTCACATCAGGAAACCCATGCGCGGGAAGCCGGTTTCGAAATAGATGAGGTAATTGCCGATCATGGGGTCTCAGGTGTCAGCACAAAGCTTTCCGAAAGACCAGAAGGAAGGCGACTGTTCGACAAGCTGCGCAAAGGTGATGTACTTGTTGTTCGTTGGGTAGACCGTCTTGGCAGGAACTACGAGGATGTGACCGAGACCATTCGACACTTCATGAAAATGGGTGTAATCGTCCGAACCGTCATCAACAAAATGACTTTCGATGGATCGACTGACGAGCCAATTGAGAAGGCAGTCAGAGACGCCCTGATTGGCTTCATGGCAGCAACCGCCCAAGCACAGGCAGAAGCGACGAAAGCCGCTCAGAGAGCCGGTATTGAAGCGAAGAAGGGTGATCGCGAACTGTATCGAGGGAAGAAGCCAAGCTTCGACAGGAAAGGCTTTAGTGATGTCATGGACATGCTGGCAAACGATGCAGGCGCATCAGCCATTTCCAAAGTGACAGGACTTACACGACAGACCATTCTCCGCATTAAAGCAGACCCGGCAGCGGCTGAAACCGCATTGCAGAGATGGGGTATGTGA
- a CDS encoding hydrogenase maturation nickel metallochaperone HypA, whose amino-acid sequence MKSDSLWKTCEDCGKQFPVKAKSCPQCGKGGRRFTKLKWFGGGFVVLMIATAIFGSGESEKGAAAGNGTNAVPASAVKSAASLLPEQQASFIAAISDYKTRFESSGNELQQSVLRDERRMAILKAVDGQLRAEGWLGTLRKLETNSDGNAIVIVRVAPNIDLATWNNAMSDILHSTLIEKGTPIYAALVNMSVGDKVKVSGNFIRAEADGLFEQSITIRGAMTAPEFLFKFTDISK is encoded by the coding sequence GTGAAATCAGACAGTTTATGGAAAACATGCGAAGACTGCGGAAAGCAGTTTCCGGTGAAGGCGAAGTCGTGTCCGCAGTGCGGTAAGGGCGGCAGGCGTTTTACGAAATTGAAGTGGTTTGGCGGCGGTTTCGTCGTGCTGATGATTGCCACTGCAATTTTTGGTTCGGGTGAGTCAGAGAAAGGCGCTGCTGCTGGCAACGGTACCAACGCTGTTCCTGCGTCAGCCGTAAAATCTGCCGCCTCGCTTTTGCCAGAACAGCAGGCAAGCTTCATCGCAGCAATCAGCGACTACAAAACCCGTTTTGAATCTTCTGGAAACGAACTTCAGCAAAGTGTTTTGCGAGACGAACGCCGTATGGCGATCTTGAAAGCGGTGGATGGACAGCTTCGCGCTGAAGGATGGCTAGGGACACTTCGCAAGCTGGAAACCAACAGTGACGGCAACGCGATAGTCATCGTTCGTGTCGCGCCGAATATTGATCTGGCGACATGGAATAACGCGATGTCCGATATCCTGCATTCGACCCTGATCGAAAAGGGAACTCCGATTTACGCTGCCCTCGTAAATATGTCGGTTGGCGACAAGGTAAAGGTTTCCGGCAACTTCATCCGCGCTGAAGCGGACGGCTTGTTCGAACAAAGCATTACCATTCGCGGCGCAATGACCGCTCCAGAATTCCTTTTCAAATTCACTGACATTTCCAAATAG
- a CDS encoding alpha-glucosidase, producing MHFEKTKDGFTLAIDGRTILSHSPENPAVFAGFGKERMDMYRGNFDIEDYVIERTALRHAEFSGDGVTLSSAPGQAPRLRLTLDGNAIRLTALDESVNRLWLRIVAEMDEHIWGGGEQMSYFDMRGRRFPLWTSEPGVGRDKTSEITFKSDVSGKAGGDYYNTNYPQPTYLSSRRYALHIETSAYSVFDFRNGDFHEIEIWAIPEKIEFFSGESFAEIVSALSLRFGRQPELPEWVYNGAIIGLKDGVNSFARLEKIRAAGTKVSGLWCEDWVGLRQTSFGARLFWDWQANETRYPHLRQKIAELADHNIRFLGYVNPYLCVDGPLFPVAEEAGYFATGADGKTALVDFGEFDCGVVDFTNPAAAEWFAEEIIGRNMLDFGLSGWMADFGEYLPIDINLSNGVDAKLMHNAWPTLWAEVNAKAVESRGKTGEALFFMRAGFTGVQAHCPLIWGGDQSVDFSRHDGLVTVICGALSSGLMGNAYHHSDIGGYTSLFGNVRTAELIMRWTEMAAFTPVMRTHEGNRPRDNLQIDQDETVLGHFARMTAIYVALAPYLKSLSAEAAQTGLPVQRPLFLHYEDDRQTYAIQDCYLYGADMLVAPVWKAGETQRTLYLPGNGEWVHLWSGARHSGGREITIEAPLGQPAVFYRAESGHVSLFEQLRSI from the coding sequence ATGCATTTCGAAAAGACCAAAGACGGCTTCACGCTCGCAATCGACGGCCGCACCATCCTGTCCCATTCGCCCGAAAACCCGGCCGTCTTCGCCGGTTTTGGCAAGGAGCGGATGGATATGTATCGCGGCAATTTCGATATCGAGGACTATGTCATCGAGCGAACCGCCCTGCGCCACGCCGAGTTCAGCGGCGACGGCGTCACGCTCTCCTCCGCACCCGGACAGGCACCGCGCCTTCGCCTGACGCTGGACGGCAACGCTATCCGGCTGACGGCGCTGGATGAAAGCGTCAACCGCCTCTGGCTGCGCATTGTCGCGGAAATGGATGAGCACATCTGGGGCGGCGGCGAGCAGATGTCCTATTTCGACATGCGCGGACGGCGTTTCCCGCTCTGGACGTCAGAACCCGGGGTCGGCCGCGACAAGACCAGCGAAATCACCTTCAAATCCGACGTCAGCGGCAAGGCGGGCGGCGATTATTACAACACCAACTATCCGCAGCCCACCTATCTGTCATCGCGCAGATATGCGTTGCATATTGAAACCAGCGCCTATTCAGTCTTCGATTTCCGCAATGGCGATTTCCACGAAATCGAGATCTGGGCGATCCCCGAAAAGATCGAGTTCTTCAGCGGCGAGAGTTTCGCCGAGATCGTTTCCGCCCTTTCGCTGCGGTTCGGACGCCAGCCGGAATTGCCGGAATGGGTCTATAATGGCGCGATCATCGGATTAAAGGACGGCGTCAACTCCTTTGCCCGATTGGAGAAAATTCGCGCAGCCGGCACGAAGGTTTCCGGCCTCTGGTGCGAGGACTGGGTTGGACTTCGCCAGACATCCTTCGGCGCGCGCCTCTTCTGGGACTGGCAGGCCAATGAGACCCGCTACCCGCATCTGCGCCAGAAGATCGCCGAGCTTGCCGATCACAACATTCGCTTTCTCGGTTATGTGAACCCTTACCTCTGCGTCGATGGACCGCTTTTCCCTGTCGCGGAAGAGGCCGGTTATTTCGCCACCGGTGCGGACGGCAAGACGGCGCTGGTGGATTTCGGCGAATTCGACTGCGGCGTGGTCGATTTCACCAATCCCGCCGCCGCCGAGTGGTTTGCCGAAGAGATCATCGGCAGGAACATGCTGGATTTCGGCCTCTCCGGCTGGATGGCCGATTTCGGCGAATATCTGCCGATCGACATCAACCTCTCCAACGGCGTCGATGCCAAGCTGATGCACAATGCCTGGCCCACCCTCTGGGCCGAGGTTAACGCGAAGGCCGTCGAAAGCCGGGGCAAGACGGGTGAGGCGCTGTTTTTCATGCGCGCAGGCTTCACCGGTGTGCAGGCCCATTGCCCGCTCATCTGGGGCGGCGATCAGTCGGTGGATTTCTCCCGCCACGACGGGCTTGTCACCGTCATCTGCGGCGCGCTCTCCTCGGGCCTCATGGGCAACGCCTATCACCATTCCGATATTGGCGGATACACCAGCCTGTTCGGTAATGTGAGGACGGCGGAACTCATCATGCGCTGGACGGAGATGGCCGCCTTCACCCCCGTCATGCGCACCCATGAGGGCAACCGCCCGCGCGACAATCTCCAGATCGACCAGGACGAAACGGTGCTCGGCCATTTTGCCCGCATGACGGCGATCTATGTCGCGCTCGCCCCCTATCTGAAATCGCTTTCCGCTGAAGCCGCCCAGACCGGCCTGCCGGTGCAGCGGCCGCTTTTCCTGCATTACGAGGATGACCGGCAGACCTACGCCATTCAGGACTGCTATCTCTATGGAGCCGACATGCTGGTCGCACCGGTCTGGAAAGCCGGCGAAACGCAACGCACGCTCTATCTTCCCGGCAACGGAGAATGGGTGCACCTGTGGAGCGGCGCACGTCATTCCGGCGGGCGTGAGATCACCATCGAAGCGCCACTCGGCCAGCCGGCTGTGTTCTATCGTGCCGAGAGCGGTCACGTCTCCTTGTTTGAACAGCTTCGCAGCATCTGA
- a CDS encoding carbohydrate ABC transporter permease, whose product MVRVDEKQLPRWTRWLDLGDRSLAVLLLAPAAILLSLIIVYPVARLVYTSFFSLSLTSGLPAEFIGFENYTAMFDDPIFWETTWNTVLITLITVPGALFMGLGLALLANLPFSMQWPMRLSLLIPWALPLSFAGLIFAWFFHYEYGVVNDVLNRLGFEGVIWFNSPNWAFAAICLTIIWKTSSFMALMILAGLQTIPRSLYEAADVDGAGKIRQFFEITLPLLKPSIVVALIFRTITALQTFDIPYMMTGGGPGTSTTTLAMYIHQNTVSFLDLGYGSALAVMMFALSMCVTAVYLRIIRTKD is encoded by the coding sequence ATGGTCCGGGTGGACGAAAAGCAGCTGCCGCGCTGGACGCGGTGGCTCGATCTCGGCGACCGGTCGCTTGCCGTGCTTCTGCTGGCGCCTGCCGCCATTCTTCTGTCGCTGATCATCGTCTATCCGGTGGCGCGGCTCGTCTATACCTCGTTTTTCAGCCTGTCGCTGACATCGGGCCTGCCGGCCGAATTTATCGGCTTTGAAAACTATACGGCGATGTTCGATGATCCGATCTTCTGGGAAACGACCTGGAACACGGTGCTGATAACGCTGATTACCGTGCCCGGCGCCCTGTTCATGGGCCTCGGCCTCGCGCTGCTCGCCAACTTGCCCTTTTCCATGCAATGGCCGATGCGCCTGTCGCTGCTCATCCCGTGGGCGCTGCCGCTCTCCTTTGCCGGCCTGATCTTTGCGTGGTTTTTCCACTACGAATATGGCGTGGTCAATGATGTGCTGAACCGGCTGGGCTTTGAAGGCGTCATCTGGTTCAATTCCCCGAACTGGGCCTTTGCGGCCATCTGCCTGACGATCATCTGGAAGACATCCTCCTTCATGGCGCTGATGATCCTTGCCGGCCTGCAGACCATTCCGCGCTCGCTTTATGAGGCGGCAGATGTGGATGGCGCCGGCAAAATCCGGCAATTCTTCGAAATCACTCTGCCGCTCCTGAAGCCCTCGATCGTCGTCGCGCTCATCTTCCGCACGATCACGGCGCTGCAGACCTTTGATATTCCTTACATGATGACCGGCGGCGGGCCGGGCACATCCACCACAACCCTTGCCATGTATATCCACCAGAACACCGTTTCCTTCCTCGACCTCGGTTACGGTTCGGCCTTGGCGGTCATGATGTTTGCGCTTTCCATGTGCGTCACCGCCGTTTACCTCCGCATCATCAGGACGAAGGACTAA
- a CDS encoding zinc ribbon domain-containing protein, with the protein MALISCPECNNNVSDAAFKCPSCGTQLRKPKRGFFGKLFKWSFIGFNALMLLWAVAGFNAATKDMGTLTGAEQAGAAIGTGIGMAMVLTVWVLGAIVLGMFVLFTRPKVV; encoded by the coding sequence ATGGCGCTTATCAGCTGCCCGGAATGCAACAACAACGTCAGCGACGCGGCATTCAAATGCCCATCTTGCGGTACACAGCTTCGTAAGCCAAAGCGCGGTTTCTTCGGGAAACTGTTCAAATGGTCCTTCATCGGATTCAACGCGCTGATGCTGCTATGGGCTGTTGCAGGCTTCAATGCTGCCACGAAAGATATGGGGACTCTTACGGGTGCGGAACAAGCCGGAGCGGCAATCGGGACAGGTATTGGTATGGCGATGGTGCTGACCGTGTGGGTATTAGGCGCAATCGTCCTTGGGATGTTCGTACTCTTCACCAGACCGAAGGTCGTCTAA
- the tnpC gene encoding IS66 family transposase — protein sequence MDDAAEQLPDDLAGALAALAAERALRIAAEAEAATAKAEAASAKALVSHSEALIARLKLEIEKVRRELYGSRSERKARLLEQMELQLEELEADAGEDELAAEIAANASTVRAFERKRPSRKPFPEHLPRERVVIAAPTSCPCCGSAKLSKLGEDITETLEVIPRQWKVIQTVREKFSCRECEKISQPPAPFHVTPRGFAGPNLLAMILFEKFAQHQPLNRQSERYAREGIDLSMSTLADQVGACAAALKPIHSLIEAHVLAAERLHGDDTTVPILAKGKTDTGRIWTYVRDDRPFGGLSPPAALFYASRDRRQEHPERHLKTFSGILQADAYGGYNPLFKVDRDPAPLRQALCWAHSRRKFFVLADIAANAKRGSKAAPISPMALEAVKRIDALFYVEREINGLAAEQRLERRRKDSQPLAEELHDWLQTERAKLSRSSPVAEVIDYMLKRWDGFTSFLEDGRICLTNNAAERALRGFALGRKSWLFAGSDRGAERAAFMATLIMSAKFNDIDPQAWLADVLANIADTPISRLEQLLPWNWTPKTLSAQAA from the coding sequence ATGGACGATGCGGCTGAACAGCTTCCCGACGACCTTGCCGGCGCACTTGCGGCCCTGGCGGCGGAGCGTGCTCTGCGGATTGCGGCCGAGGCAGAGGCCGCGACCGCCAAGGCAGAGGCCGCCAGCGCGAAGGCGCTCGTATCGCATTCCGAGGCGCTAATCGCGCGGTTGAAGCTGGAGATCGAGAAGGTCCGCCGCGAGCTCTACGGCAGCCGCTCCGAGCGCAAAGCGCGGCTTCTCGAACAGATGGAACTGCAGCTCGAGGAGCTGGAGGCTGATGCTGGCGAAGATGAACTGGCGGCGGAGATCGCAGCCAATGCCTCGACCGTCAGGGCCTTCGAGCGCAAGCGACCATCACGGAAACCGTTCCCCGAACATCTGCCGCGCGAGCGCGTCGTCATCGCTGCCCCGACGAGTTGCCCCTGCTGCGGCTCGGCCAAGCTGTCGAAGCTCGGTGAGGACATCACGGAGACCCTGGAGGTCATCCCGCGTCAGTGGAAGGTCATTCAGACCGTGCGGGAGAAGTTCTCCTGCCGCGAATGCGAGAAGATCTCGCAGCCGCCAGCACCCTTCCATGTGACGCCGCGCGGCTTTGCCGGCCCGAACCTTCTGGCGATGATCCTGTTCGAGAAGTTCGCCCAGCATCAGCCGCTCAATCGCCAGAGCGAGCGCTATGCCCGCGAGGGGATCGACCTCAGCATGTCGACGCTGGCCGATCAGGTCGGCGCTTGTGCAGCGGCCCTGAAGCCAATCCATTCGTTAATCGAGGCCCATGTCCTGGCGGCCGAGCGACTGCATGGCGACGACACGACCGTGCCGATCCTGGCGAAGGGAAAGACCGATACGGGCCGCATCTGGACCTATGTCCGGGATGACCGGCCGTTTGGCGGGCTGTCACCGCCTGCGGCTTTGTTCTACGCATCGCGAGACCGGCGACAGGAGCATCCCGAACGCCACCTGAAGACCTTCTCCGGCATTCTGCAGGCGGATGCCTATGGCGGCTACAATCCGCTGTTCAAGGTAGATCGCGATCCCGCGCCTCTGCGCCAAGCACTTTGCTGGGCACATTCACGCCGCAAGTTCTTCGTGCTGGCCGACATCGCCGCGAACGCCAAACGTGGCAGCAAAGCTGCGCCGATCTCGCCAATGGCATTGGAGGCCGTCAAACGGATCGATGCCCTGTTCTATGTCGAACGGGAGATCAACGGTCTTGCCGCCGAGCAGCGTCTGGAGCGCCGCCGCAAAGACAGCCAGCCACTCGCCGAAGAGCTGCATGATTGGCTCCAAACCGAGCGGGCAAAATTGTCGCGCAGTTCTCCCGTCGCCGAGGTGATAGATTACATGCTCAAGCGATGGGATGGCTTCACGTCATTCCTGGAAGACGGCCGGATTTGCCTGACGAACAATGCTGCCGAACGAGCGCTCAGAGGCTTTGCGCTCGGCAGGAAGTCATGGCTGTTTGCCGGATCGGATCGTGGTGCTGAACGTGCGGCGTTCATGGCGACACTGATCATGAGCGCCAAGTTCAATGACATCGACCCGCAGGCCTGGCTTGCCGACGTCCTCGCCAACATTGCGGACACGCCGATCAGCAGGCTCGAGCAATTGCTGCCGTGGAACTGGACACCCAAGACGCTGAGTGCTCAGGCGGCCTGA
- the tnpB gene encoding IS66 family insertion sequence element accessory protein TnpB (TnpB, as the term is used for proteins encoded by IS66 family insertion elements, is considered an accessory protein, since TnpC, encoded by a neighboring gene, is a DDE family transposase.) produces MIPVPAGVKVWLATGHTDMRKGFPGLSLMVQETLKRDPMCGHLFVFRGRGGGLIKVIWHDGQGACLFTKKLERGRFIWPSSADGTVVITPGQLGYLLEGIDWRMPQKTWRPTSAG; encoded by the coding sequence ATGATCCCGGTCCCCGCTGGTGTGAAGGTCTGGCTGGCGACAGGCCATACAGACATGCGCAAGGGTTTCCCTGGTCTGTCACTGATGGTGCAAGAGACGCTGAAGCGCGATCCGATGTGCGGACACCTGTTCGTCTTCCGCGGTCGTGGCGGTGGCCTGATCAAGGTCATCTGGCATGATGGCCAAGGAGCCTGCCTGTTCACGAAGAAGCTGGAACGTGGACGCTTCATATGGCCATCGTCGGCCGATGGGACGGTCGTGATTACCCCTGGGCAACTCGGTTATTTGCTGGAAGGGATCGACTGGCGGATGCCGCAAAAAACCTGGCGACCGACGTCGGCCGGATAA
- the tnpA gene encoding IS66-like element accessory protein TnpA codes for MTKHPIEVITSVERRRRWSREDKERLVAACLEPGAVLSEIARAAGIHVSQLFRWRKELCRIEEPRPDTASTLVPVIVSEASPAVQPAATETPVAPQPRRKRSDVTIELGRGRRVRVDSDIDTEALGRILDCVLGRR; via the coding sequence ATGACGAAGCATCCGATTGAAGTGATCACGTCTGTCGAGCGCCGTCGGCGCTGGTCTCGCGAGGACAAAGAGCGGCTAGTTGCAGCCTGCCTTGAGCCTGGTGCGGTTCTTTCCGAGATTGCCCGTGCGGCCGGCATCCACGTGAGCCAGCTCTTTCGGTGGCGCAAGGAACTCTGCCGAATCGAGGAACCGAGGCCTGATACGGCGAGCACGTTGGTGCCCGTGATCGTGTCGGAGGCCTCGCCGGCAGTCCAGCCCGCCGCCACGGAAACGCCAGTCGCGCCGCAACCCCGTCGGAAGCGTAGCGATGTGACGATTGAGCTGGGCCGCGGTCGCCGTGTCCGTGTGGACAGCGACATCGACACGGAGGCGCTCGGTCGCATTCTCGACTGTGTGCTGGGTCGGCGATGA
- a CDS encoding ABC transporter substrate-binding protein: MKFKAITGAALCATMLTFSGQAFADAELKIFVSSQHQPDVWRKALDQYEAKTPGVKVVIETGGNTSEMQAQYLNTVMSAKDSSLDVLMLDVIRPAQFATAGWTSDFSGKDMSAYLPTYAEANTVDGKIVALPAFADSMFLYYRKDLLDKYGIQPPTTWDELKEASKKVMEGEKNLELQGLSFQGKAIEGAVCTFLLPYWSEGKSLVENGKLNFDNKAAMDSLKLWKSFVDEGISKKNISEVATDDTRKEFQAGKVLFAVNWSYAWTHFQGKESQVNDKVGVARLPAVKGGEQTTCLGGWEFGVSAYSKQQEEAKKLVEYLSGQDVSKFMAINATLLPTYAALYKDADVTKAIPWFADALPVVETAKARPVTPRYNEVSETIRTTVNGVLAGVMTPEDGAKQMESRLRRVLR, translated from the coding sequence ATGAAATTCAAAGCCATAACCGGGGCAGCGCTCTGCGCGACCATGCTCACTTTTTCGGGACAGGCGTTTGCCGATGCCGAACTGAAGATCTTCGTTTCCAGCCAGCACCAGCCGGATGTCTGGCGCAAGGCGCTCGATCAATATGAGGCGAAGACGCCGGGCGTGAAAGTCGTCATCGAGACCGGCGGCAACACCTCGGAAATGCAGGCGCAATATCTCAATACGGTGATGTCGGCCAAGGATTCCAGCCTCGACGTGCTGATGCTCGACGTCATCCGCCCCGCGCAATTCGCCACCGCCGGCTGGACCAGCGATTTCTCCGGCAAGGACATGTCCGCCTATCTGCCGACCTATGCCGAAGCCAACACCGTGGACGGCAAGATCGTGGCGCTGCCGGCCTTTGCCGACTCCATGTTCCTCTATTACCGCAAGGACCTGCTCGACAAATACGGCATCCAGCCGCCGACCACCTGGGACGAGCTGAAAGAAGCCTCCAAGAAGGTGATGGAGGGTGAAAAGAACCTCGAGCTTCAGGGCCTGTCCTTCCAGGGCAAGGCGATCGAAGGCGCGGTCTGCACCTTCCTGCTGCCCTATTGGAGCGAAGGCAAGTCACTGGTTGAAAACGGCAAGCTGAATTTCGACAACAAGGCGGCAATGGATTCGCTGAAGCTCTGGAAGAGCTTCGTCGATGAAGGCATTTCCAAGAAGAACATTTCCGAAGTCGCGACCGACGACACCCGCAAGGAATTCCAGGCCGGCAAGGTTCTTTTCGCCGTCAACTGGTCCTATGCCTGGACCCATTTCCAGGGCAAGGAATCGCAGGTGAACGACAAGGTCGGCGTCGCCCGCCTGCCGGCCGTCAAGGGCGGTGAGCAGACGACCTGCCTCGGCGGCTGGGAATTCGGCGTTTCCGCCTATTCCAAGCAGCAGGAAGAAGCCAAGAAGCTGGTGGAATATCTGTCCGGTCAGGATGTGTCGAAGTTCATGGCCATCAACGCCACGCTGCTGCCGACCTATGCTGCGCTTTACAAGGATGCCGACGTGACGAAGGCAATCCCGTGGTTCGCCGATGCGCTGCCCGTGGTTGAAACCGCCAAGGCCCGCCCCGTGACGCCGCGTTACAACGAGGTCAGCGAGACGATCCGCACCACCGTCAACGGCGTGCTTGCAGGCGTCATGACGCCGGAAGACGGCGCAAAGCAGATGGAAAGCCGTCTGCGGCGCGTTCTGCGCTAA
- a CDS encoding helix-turn-helix domain-containing protein, whose amino-acid sequence MQKTIWSKGHRALIDLIIDKRKAAGLKQEDVAKALGQTQPWVAHLESYERRVDVIEYVRIARVIGFDPSAELEALAPVILGEQP is encoded by the coding sequence TTGCAAAAAACGATCTGGTCTAAAGGTCATCGCGCTCTCATTGACCTCATTATCGATAAGCGGAAAGCGGCAGGGCTAAAGCAAGAAGACGTAGCTAAAGCGCTCGGGCAGACACAGCCTTGGGTAGCGCATCTCGAAAGCTACGAACGGCGTGTTGATGTGATTGAGTATGTGAGGATTGCTCGGGTCATTGGCTTTGATCCCAGCGCAGAGTTAGAAGCGCTTGCACCGGTCATTTTGGGTGAGCAACCGTAG